GTATATAAGGGATTATGGGTAATATTATATTCAGGTAAATGCATGGTTTGGGAAGGGGTGAAACAAATGAACAAGTATCTGAAAATTGTCTTATTCGGTTTTCTTCTCTGGTTAATTCCGTTTATCGCCGCGTTCCCGTTCGTGGACCAAAGTGGCAGCTTCCTGATTCCTGAGACGTTTTTTAAGTCTATAATGATCGTTGTAGGCGGTCTTGTCGGTGTGACCCTGGCAGTTGCATACTTCAAGGAAATCGGGACAGATCATGTCAAGGAAGGAATCACCATAGGAGTGGTCTGGTTAGTGATAAACCTGGGTCTTGACCTGGTGTTCGTATCAATGGGATTTTTCCCTATGACAGTTACCCAGTATTTCACCGACATCGGCCTGCGCTACCTCAGCATACCCATTTATACTACAGGTATGGGATATGCCCTTATGCGAAAAATGTAAATGACTGGATCATGAGATAGTGCCATAGATAATGTAGCATTTATAGCATTAAACAGGTGTAGAACATTGAAAAGAATAACACATTTTTTATATATTCTAAACAACCTTTATCCACTATGGTCACCCTATTTGAACCACCTATGATATTCTCATTGACAATAGCAGCTTGTTACATGATGACCCTGCTATTTTTATTTCTAATATCAATAATTGGCATAACCATATATAAAAATAAAAAAGCCACCCAGGAACTATCCTTGTTAAAACCCATTTTTATCAAACTCTTACAGGGTAAAACAGGCGAAATAGCCGCCGTCATGAAGGTATCAAATCCTGTTGGTGACCTCATGGATATGGATGTTCCGATGCATAAGATAGAGAAATTGCGTCGTGAAATGGTACAAAGTGGTGAACATGAACATTTACTATGGGTGTCTGTACTTGTATGTGCTGCTTACCAGGATGATGCAGGTTATAAAGAAGAGATCGTAGACCTGATGAAAAAAGACCTCAAATCCCGGGGTTTATCTGAAGATGCAGAAAAACTCCCACCTCTTTGCAAACATACCTTTTCACCATATTCCTTTTTCAAGATCATTCTATTCCTGCTGGATAAAAATATCCCACATGTTAGTTCTGGCTCATTGTTCATAGAGATTCGAAAATATTTTAAGAATTATACTGTTACAAAAGCTCTGACTGTCACTGGAAAATTCAAGGTAATACTTACAATGATCAAATATATTGTTTTAGCTGCGACTGGATTCGTAATGTCATGGCTGCTATTCCTTTTCAGTTACCTGTTACCGGAAAGTGTTTTATGGCTCGTGTTGTTGAATGTAATCATTACTGTTGCAGCTACATTATTTGTATTATGGAATATCATGCAAAAACAAGTAAATCCCAGGTCGTATGAGGAGATCGAAGCTGATATCATATCAGATATTCCTGCTTTCCGGATACGACCAACATGATCATAGCTGCCCATGTCCATATATTCCCTGGAAAGATGTAATCACTGCAGTATAAGAACTGGAACGTCAGTACGTCGTAATTGCCATTGGCAGTGCAACTGTGGGCAGTGTACTTAATTAGACCGCATAATTAAAATTGAAAAATTCCTCCCAATTTCATAAGCAACATTAAGATAAGACCCTCTCGTCATGAAAGTGAATATCCAGGCATCACCTTCGATATCTGAATTAGAGCTTCCTGACTCAACTTTTTTTTGTTTTTTTTTATGAATGTCCACATTTCATCAACCTCAGATTGTCCAAGTTTTACATCATGAAGAAGAATAGAATTTACAAAATCAGCATGCAAGGCAAGATCCTCTATTAAATTTCCAATTGTATCCCTGTGGTGGCCTGTTATTCGTTCAATCGATCTGATACCATTTTTCTCTACAAGGTGTTTGCAGATGTTGATTATCTCAGGTTTTGAAAGATGTTTATGATACAGCGGTGTATTCGCTGTTTCAACAAACCATCTACTACAGTGATTACAATAGTATTGTTGATGTCCTGCTCGATTTTTTCCACGCTTTAGTATATCTTTTCCTTCCTCTGTCAAGAAATATTTGCATTCTGGATTCTGACATGTAATATCGATTTTACTTCGAGGTCTAGCCATGTAACATCACAAAAATAATAATGGATATCATATTATCTAAATTAAGCGGTCCATTTTGGGACACTGCCAAAATTTAAAGCTTACACAACCGATGTTAAGCAAAATACTATAATCTTTTGATCCTATCTATAACCTCAAATCATGGAGCAGAATACAATGAATGGAAATGTTTGGAAATTTGGGAACGATATCGATACCGATGCTGTCATACCTGGCAGGTATCTTACTATCAATACACCGAAAGAACTGGCAGAGCATGCTTTTGAAGGTGTAAGACCAGAATTCGCAGGTGAGGTCAACCCAGGCGATATCATCATCGGAGGAACCAACTTCGGCTGCGGTTCGAGCAGGGAACATGCACCCCTGGCACTAAAAGGTGCACAGTTGAAATGCATCATTGCCAAAAGCTTTGCCCGCATCTTTTTCAGGAACTCCATCAATATAGGTCTGCCACTTCTGGAATGCGCTGAGACGGACCGCATCCGGGAAGGGGATGAACTTGACGTGGATATTGCATCAGGCATCATTACTAACAAGACCAAAAACGAAACTTACCAGGCCACGGGCCTGCCTGATTTCCTGCGCAGTATAGTGGATGCCGGGGGACTTATCGAATTCACCAGGCAGCAGGTGAGCGCATGAGCCAGTATAAGATACCAGTGATAGCAGGGGACGGCATCGGTCCCGAGATCATTGCAGAGGGGCGCAAGGTCATTGATGCAGCCGGTGAGGTGTATGGTTTTGATGTGGACTGGATAGATTACCCCCAAGGAGCTGACCATTACCTTGAGACCGGGGAGCTTATCTCTGAGGATGCGCTTAAGGAACTGAATACATACGACAATATTTACCTTGGGAGTATCGGTGATCCCAGGATTGCGCCAGGTGTGCTTGAAAAAGGCATTCTGCTTGCGGCACGGTTCTATTTTGACCAGTATATCAACCTGCGGCCGATCAAGCTGCTGGAAGGCGTGTAGTGCCCTATCAAGGATAAGACGCCGGAAGATATCGACTTCACTGTGGTGCGGGAGAATACTGAGGATTTCTATATTGGTATTGGCGGCAGGGCAAAGCGAGGCGAGAGCAAGGCTGTGCTGGAGGTGGAGCGCACATTGTATAATGCCAGGTTCGGGCTGGATATCGAGACTGACAGCGAGGAGATAGGATACCAGATCGGTATGATAAGCAAGGAGGGGACCCAGCGGGTGATAAAGTATGCTTTTGAGCTGGCTGTGGGGCGCAAGAAGCATGTATCGTCAGTGGATAAGGCCAATGTGCTCACTGATATCTACGGTTTCTGGCGCGAGGAGTTCGAGTCTGTTGCGAGCGGGTACCCGGACGTGACCACTGATTTTAATTTTGTTGATGCGGTTACTATGTGGTTCGTGAAGGACCCTGAGTTCTTTGATGTGGTGGTTACGCCCAATATGTTCGGGGATATCATCACTGACCTGGGCGCTATGGTGCAGGGTGGACTGGGACTGGCACCGGGCGGTAATATCAATCCCGAGGGCACCAGCATGTTCGAGCCTATTCATGGTAGTGCGCCGAAGTATACGGGTATGAACCGGGCCAACCCGATTGCTACTATCTGGGCCGGGGCTATGATGGTGGAGCAGATGGGCGAGAAGGGGGCTGCCGATGCTATTGTGGCTGCTATTGAGCGGGATATCAAGGAGGGGAAGGTGCTGACTAAGGATATGGGGGGTAGTGGTGGTACTTCTGATGTGGGTGATGAGATTGCGAGGCTTGTGAGGGAGATGGCTTGAGGTAGAGGGTTGTGTGGGGATATGCAGGAGGGGGGCCTGTGTATCCTGCCGGTTGATGTGGTAAAGGGGGGCTCTGGAAAGGGGGCTGTGACCTGCGCTTGGCTGGGTGGCAATATCGAAAAATTAATAAGATAAATTACATATTGTTAAATGTGATTAAAATCTCCTATAGCAGGTATTTCAGTTCATAATATGTATAATCTAATATGAAATATACCTGAAAACACTATAATCTTTGGAAATTGTTGGTTACGAGAAGATTAGAATTTACATATTTATGGTATCATTTAAAGTGAAAAAGAGTCGATCAGTCCAATGTCTAAATCAGCAAATGAATCGAATAATATAATTTTCCTTGATGAAATTTTTGGAATTAGAGCATTTGGGCTTATTTTCTATGGAGTGTTGCCATCTATACTTTTTCTTATTGGTGTTTTAGAGGTTAAAATATATAACACCATAGAAAGTGCGCAATTTTTCATTATAATACCCATCATTCCGATTGCTATCTTTATCTTTTCACTTATTAGAAATCGTCTTAAGGGCTTTTATTTAACTACAGATTTTCTTAACATCCGCAGTATTATGATTACTGCTATAACTCTTTTAATATCCACTGTAATCTTTGGACTTTCTGGAGTTATTCAAGGCAAATATGTTTTCGTAATACCTCATAATTGGAATGAAAGTATGGATTTATTGAAGTCTGGACCAAATTTTGAGCCTTTCCTTTTAGCAATTGCCAGTTTACTTATAGCTTCAACATTATTTTTTACTGTTGTTACAAAAGAAGTCAATTTACCTGCATTACCACCAGTGAAATTTGTTAAATTAATCATAGAAGTTCAGGACAATATGAAATTATTGAAAAGTAACCCGATTTGGAATGAATGTGTTTCAATGGAAGATGATAAATTGATTAATCTGGCTAACAAAATTGAATATTTATTGGATCAAGCAATTAATATTAAAATAAGTTTTGATCTCCAAAATTCTCTTAAACCAGTACATGACGATATAACAAACTTTATCAAAGTATTAAAATATGTTAAATGTAGTGCTAATGAGAAATTAAAAAAAGAGACTTGGGAAATATATTTTGCAAATATAATATCACTTTCTCCGGACCAGAAAATGCGTCGTGAACGCGATAACGAAATTTGTAATTCCATAAATAGTATAAAAAGATTAAAATTGGAAGATTGATATGGCAGATATTATCTATTATGCAGTTATTGCTTTAAAAGCAGAAGAGGTAGAAGATGTAATTAGTTCACTTGATGAGGATGGATTGACTGATTTATCCAAATGGCTTGCAAAGCATAAAGATTCAATATATGGCAAACGACCAGAAGATTGGAAACCTTTTGAAGATAAGAGTATTTCTGAAATAATTGAAGAAAATGAAACGAAATGCTATAGATGTCAATCAATTTCAAGTCTAGATGAAGATTGTACAAATACTGATATTCTTTCAGGTATTAACGTCTTTTTTATTGATGTGTTTGCTATGTATTTACAAAAATATCAAAATTTGGCAATAAGAGTTGATCACGCGTTTAGGCATGCTGAAGAAAGCAAATGCTGTCTTTTAATGAATTATACACTCCCGGTTAATCTCCAAGATCAACTAGAAGAACAATATAGTAGTACTTGGAATCAAGTTTTAAAAGAATATGAAAAAGGGTCTCTGCATAGAGTAGCAGCAAGGGTTAATGATTTGAATAATTTTAAAAAT
The sequence above is drawn from the ANME-2 cluster archaeon genome and encodes:
- a CDS encoding IS1 family transposase, translating into MARPRSKIDITCQNPECKYFLTEEGKDILKRGKNRAGHQQYYCNHCSRWFVETANTPLYHKHLSKPEIINICKHLVEKNGIRSIERITGHHRDTIGNLIEDLALHADFVNSILLHDVKLGQSEVDEMWTFIKKNKKKLSQEALIQISKVMPGYSLS
- a CDS encoding 3-isopropylmalate dehydratase small subunit codes for the protein MNGNVWKFGNDIDTDAVIPGRYLTINTPKELAEHAFEGVRPEFAGEVNPGDIIIGGTNFGCGSSREHAPLALKGAQLKCIIAKSFARIFFRNSINIGLPLLECAETDRIREGDELDVDIASGIITNKTKNETYQATGLPDFLRSIVDAGGLIEFTRQQVSA